In Gemmatimonadota bacterium, the following proteins share a genomic window:
- a CDS encoding RNA polymerase sigma factor RpoD/SigA, translating to MSKYPLITAEEEVRLARLIKQGDQNALDKLVKANLRFVVSVARQYQNYGLPLLDMINEGNMGLMRAAKKFDETRGYKFISYAVWWIRQAIIQSIANQSRTVRVPVNRSEELRRIKQTSKHLQHELGRKPDIDEIAEEMDISVEEINEALSSFSHCISLDVPFNHDDDRSLLDLLPDEMQTAPDESTMLQFLKSDVGKVLDTLPPREAEVIRLYFGVGSERAHTLEEIGIRFGLTRERIRQIKERALQRLRHATRSGKLSPYLRDDD from the coding sequence ATGTCGAAGTATCCCTTGATCACGGCCGAGGAGGAAGTGCGGCTGGCCCGTCTGATCAAGCAGGGCGACCAGAATGCGCTGGACAAGCTGGTGAAGGCCAATCTCAGGTTCGTCGTCAGCGTGGCCCGTCAGTACCAGAACTACGGCCTGCCCCTGCTGGACATGATCAACGAGGGCAACATGGGCCTCATGCGGGCCGCCAAGAAATTCGACGAAACCAGGGGTTACAAGTTCATCTCCTATGCCGTCTGGTGGATACGCCAGGCCATCATACAGTCCATCGCCAACCAGTCGAGGACCGTTCGCGTACCCGTCAACCGCTCCGAAGAACTACGCCGCATCAAACAGACCTCGAAGCATTTGCAGCACGAACTCGGCCGCAAGCCCGATATCGATGAAATCGCCGAGGAAATGGATATTTCGGTCGAAGAGATCAACGAGGCTCTCAGTTCGTTCAGCCACTGCATTTCCCTGGACGTACCCTTCAATCACGACGACGACCGCAGCCTGCTCGACCTGCTGCCCGATGAAATGCAGACGGCGCCGGACGAGAGCACCATGCTGCAGTTTCTGAAGTCGGACGTCGGCAAGGTGCTGGACACCCTTCCGCCCCGCGAGGCGGAAGTGATCCGACTGTACTTCGGCGTGGGTTCGGAAAGGGCCCACACGCTCGAGGAGATCGGCATTCGTTTCGGCCTGACGCGGGAACGGATCCGCCAGATCAAGGAACGGGCGCTGCAGCGTTTGCGTCACGCGACCCGCAGCGGCAAGCTCAGCCCCTACCTCAGAGACGACGACTGA
- a CDS encoding phosphoribosylformylglycinamidine synthase subunit PurS — translation MAAESKTRRIAVVNRKDVVDAVGEGLRGDILDLGIGGVEGVRHVRLYALHGALSTAELDRITTGLLADPVTQEHLEIAETGLPVVPGEWGVEVWFRPGVTDAVGETALKGSRDLGVAGIESVDTGRGYILAGSLIRSQVDTICRRLLANDVIERYACYEGGQ, via the coding sequence ATGGCCGCGGAATCGAAGACCCGGCGTATTGCCGTCGTGAACAGGAAAGACGTGGTGGACGCCGTAGGCGAAGGTCTCCGCGGCGATATCCTCGACCTGGGCATCGGGGGCGTCGAGGGCGTTCGGCACGTCCGCCTCTACGCGCTCCACGGCGCCCTGTCGACCGCCGAACTGGACCGGATCACCACCGGTCTGCTCGCCGATCCGGTCACCCAGGAACATCTCGAAATCGCCGAAACGGGCCTGCCTGTCGTCCCCGGAGAGTGGGGCGTGGAAGTGTGGTTCAGGCCCGGAGTGACCGACGCCGTGGGCGAAACGGCACTGAAAGGCAGCCGCGACCTGGGCGTCGCGGGGATTGAATCGGTGGACACCGGGCGAGGCTACATCCTTGCGGGTTCGCTCATCCGGTCGCAGGTCGACACCATTTGCCGTCGGCTGCTGGCCAACGACGTGATCGAAAGATACGCGTGTTACGAAGGGGGACAATGA
- the secA gene encoding preprotein translocase subunit SecA: protein MITPIKNLIASAFGTKHDRDVKRMEPLVEAVNEWADEYQTLDEAQFPEKTREFRARWEDGEDLDDILPEAYGLVKEACRRMIGRSWFVPGQGDMVWDMTPYDVQIIGGIVLHEGKIAEMATGEGKTLVALFPMYLNGLTGRGAHLVTHNEFLAKRDRAWMGPVFEFLGLTVECLQNNDPDVERKKAGYQADVTYGTTNEFGFDYLRDNMKWRLEDRVQQGHPYAIVDEVDSILIDEARTPLIIAGQVSESNSGKYAESLPDVQKLVRAQTRFAAKIIADAEAMLDNEEDDYEAGIKLLQAQRGMPKNKKLLKLQQEPGIKKLIQQVEGDYIREKKMPVLDDELYFTVDEKTRHTEINEKGRELLSPGEQELFIIPDLGEGIVEIDSDAGLTDEQKNERKAELEKLYSERSERIHNMHQLLQAYAIYEKDIDYVIENGKVVLVDTFTGRLMYGRRLAEGLHQAIEAKEGVKIEQETRTVASITIQNYFRMYEKLAGMTGTAVTEASEFFAIYKMDVVEIPTNQPIRRTDHDDVVFRTRREKYNAVIDEIEELNGKRQPILIGTTSVDASETLSRMLKRRGIKHNVLNAKFHQQESEIIAKAGQPGSVTIATNMAGRGTDIKLGTGVVDLGGLHIIGTERHEARRIDRQLRGRSGRQGDPGSSRFYLSLEDDLMRLFGSERIASVMDRLKIPDGEVIEHSMVTRSIERAQKRVEAQHFDMRKHVLEYDNVMNQQREAVYDRRLHALERKNLREDVNEMIRGVAERKVAEYTDPKTYPEDWDLDGLSGDLARNFHVAVAVAEEEMADLNVESLVELANEKMLESYERKEAALAPSPELMRDLERFATLHVIDNAWQEHLYEIDRMREGIGLRAYGQLDPLIQYKKEAYAMFEELWDRLDEEIVKTVFNAELAETRMPRQETPTNMRAIHQEAPAMAGMAGAATEESDADADVQQLGRSGRSRRSGRRGGHSDRDPSRPVKVEQKIGRNAPCPCGSGKKYKKCCGAGVA, encoded by the coding sequence ATGATCACCCCGATCAAAAACCTGATCGCCAGCGCTTTCGGGACCAAGCACGACCGGGACGTCAAGCGGATGGAACCGCTCGTCGAGGCCGTCAATGAATGGGCCGACGAATACCAGACGCTTGACGAAGCCCAGTTCCCCGAGAAAACGCGGGAGTTCCGGGCCCGTTGGGAAGACGGTGAGGACCTGGACGACATCCTTCCGGAAGCCTATGGCCTGGTCAAGGAAGCCTGCAGGCGCATGATCGGCAGGTCGTGGTTTGTCCCCGGCCAGGGCGACATGGTGTGGGACATGACGCCCTACGACGTGCAGATCATCGGCGGGATCGTGCTCCACGAAGGCAAGATCGCCGAGATGGCAACCGGTGAGGGCAAGACGCTCGTAGCCCTTTTCCCCATGTATCTCAACGGACTGACCGGCCGCGGCGCCCACCTGGTGACGCACAACGAGTTCCTCGCCAAGCGCGACCGGGCCTGGATGGGACCGGTCTTCGAGTTTCTCGGGCTCACGGTCGAGTGCTTGCAGAACAACGATCCCGACGTGGAGCGGAAGAAAGCCGGCTACCAGGCGGACGTGACCTACGGGACCACCAACGAATTCGGATTCGACTACCTCCGGGACAACATGAAGTGGCGCCTGGAGGACCGCGTGCAACAGGGCCACCCTTACGCGATCGTAGACGAGGTGGATTCCATCCTGATCGACGAAGCCCGCACGCCTCTCATCATCGCGGGACAGGTGAGCGAGTCGAACAGCGGTAAATACGCCGAGTCCCTGCCAGACGTGCAGAAGCTCGTGCGCGCCCAGACCCGCTTCGCGGCGAAGATCATCGCGGATGCGGAAGCGATGCTGGACAACGAGGAGGACGACTACGAAGCCGGGATCAAGCTGCTGCAGGCACAGCGGGGCATGCCGAAGAACAAGAAACTCCTGAAACTGCAGCAGGAACCCGGCATAAAGAAGCTGATCCAGCAGGTGGAGGGGGACTACATCCGGGAAAAGAAGATGCCCGTGCTGGACGACGAGCTCTACTTTACAGTCGACGAGAAGACCCGCCATACCGAAATCAACGAGAAGGGCCGGGAACTTCTTTCACCGGGCGAGCAGGAACTCTTCATCATTCCCGATCTCGGCGAAGGCATCGTGGAAATCGACTCCGACGCGGGTCTTACCGATGAGCAAAAGAACGAACGGAAGGCCGAGCTGGAGAAACTGTACTCCGAACGCAGCGAACGCATCCACAACATGCACCAGCTGCTCCAGGCCTACGCGATCTACGAAAAGGACATCGATTACGTTATCGAGAACGGGAAGGTCGTTCTGGTCGACACCTTCACGGGCCGGCTGATGTACGGCAGGCGGCTGGCCGAGGGCCTGCACCAGGCCATCGAAGCCAAGGAAGGCGTGAAGATCGAGCAGGAAACGCGCACGGTCGCGTCCATCACCATACAGAATTACTTCCGCATGTACGAGAAGCTGGCGGGCATGACCGGCACGGCCGTGACGGAAGCGAGCGAGTTCTTCGCGATATACAAGATGGACGTGGTGGAGATTCCGACCAATCAACCGATCCGGCGCACCGACCACGACGACGTGGTCTTCCGCACCCGTCGCGAGAAGTATAACGCGGTCATCGATGAGATCGAGGAATTGAACGGGAAGCGCCAGCCCATCCTGATCGGGACCACCTCCGTCGACGCCTCGGAAACGCTGAGCCGCATGCTGAAGCGCCGGGGCATCAAGCACAACGTGCTGAACGCCAAGTTCCACCAGCAGGAGTCCGAGATTATCGCGAAAGCCGGCCAGCCCGGCTCGGTGACCATCGCTACGAACATGGCGGGCCGGGGCACCGACATCAAGCTCGGTACGGGCGTAGTCGATCTCGGCGGCCTCCACATCATCGGGACCGAACGCCACGAAGCCCGGCGCATCGATCGCCAGCTCCGGGGTCGCTCCGGACGCCAGGGAGATCCGGGTTCGTCGCGATTCTACCTCTCGCTCGAGGACGACCTGATGCGGCTCTTCGGCTCCGAGCGCATCGCCTCCGTCATGGACCGCCTGAAAATTCCGGACGGAGAAGTGATCGAGCACTCCATGGTGACCCGGTCCATCGAACGCGCCCAGAAGCGGGTGGAGGCCCAGCATTTCGACATGCGGAAGCACGTGCTCGAATACGACAACGTCATGAACCAGCAGCGCGAAGCCGTGTACGACCGCCGCCTGCACGCCCTGGAGCGCAAGAACCTCAGGGAAGATGTCAACGAGATGATCCGAGGTGTGGCGGAACGGAAGGTGGCGGAATATACCGATCCCAAGACCTATCCCGAGGACTGGGACCTGGACGGTCTGAGCGGCGACCTGGCCCGGAACTTCCACGTGGCCGTGGCCGTGGCCGAAGAGGAAATGGCGGATCTGAACGTGGAATCACTGGTGGAACTGGCCAACGAGAAGATGCTCGAGTCCTACGAGCGGAAGGAAGCGGCCCTGGCGCCTTCGCCGGAACTGATGCGCGACCTGGAGCGCTTTGCCACCCTGCACGTCATCGACAACGCCTGGCAGGAGCACCTGTACGAGATCGACCGGATGCGGGAGGGCATCGGCCTGCGTGCCTACGGCCAGCTGGATCCGCTGATCCAGTACAAGAAGGAAGCCTACGCCATGTTCGAGGAGTTGTGGGACCGGCTGGACGAGGAGATCGTCAAGACCGTCTTCAACGCCGAACTGGCCGAAACGCGCATGCCCCGCCAGGAAACTCCGACCAACATGCGGGCGATTCACCAGGAAGCCCCGGCCATGGCCGGCATGGCCGGCGCGGCCACCGAAGAATCCGACGCGGATGCCGACGTCCAGCAACTCGGGCGGTCAGGACGGTCCAGGCGGTCCGGACGTCGCGGCGGCCATTCCGACAGGGACCCGTCCCGTCCGGTCAAGGTCGAGCAGAAAATCGGCCGCAACGCGCCCTGTCCCTGCGGCAGCGGGAAGAAGTACAAGAAGTGCTGCGGAGCCGGCGTCGCCTGA